The Panicum virgatum strain AP13 chromosome 3N, P.virgatum_v5, whole genome shotgun sequence genome includes the window tcaggggcgggtgacggcgtcagccgcccctgaaaaaatTGTTTGCAAGGGCGGCTCACAGGGTGGGCCGCCCCTGAAAAAGagtttccaggggcgggtggtgccATGACCCACCCCTGTAAATTGATTTTCAGGGGGGCAGGCCCTATACCCGTCCCTGTAAAACTCGATTTCTAGCTGCGGGAGACAAGGACGGGTCGCGCGCCCGCCCCTGAAGATGCCATTCTACCCGCCCCTATAAACATTTTCTGCAGTAGTGTTTTCTCCGATCCGTAGTTCCGTCTCAGTTAGTTTGTGTTTCGAGGTCAGGGGTCTGTCTTTTCCTTATTAGCTGGTCTCTGAACTTGTTTAGTTGGTCGTTAACGTTAGGTGGTATATATCTCAGGGAGTCTGTACCAGAAACTACATGCTTTCCTATAAGCAGGGGTAATCCTTTCTCAAAAAAAGTCTAATTATATCTCTAATAATATATACTTCCTCTCTGTTTTTTTCGCGTGGAAGACCAAGCCCAGCGGTGTCCGCATTCGACACAACCCAACCCCAACGGACACCGGTGTCCGCATTCGACACAACACAACAGCCTCGTGCTTGCGCGCTGGCCACGAAACAAAGCACTACAAATAGATGCCATCCACCCCATGCATGCATCAAACCAAACCCTCCATCGATCCGACAAAAACTCTCGTGTCGAGATGTCGCGCATCCACGCCATGTCTGCCATCCTCCTCGTCGGCCTTGTCCTGTCGTCGGCATGCGCCGCTCACGCCAAGCAGATCAAGGCCAAGCCGACGCCCTGGAGCATCCACGTCCCCaagcccggcggcggcaccaggaGCCTCACCTTTGAGCACGTCTGGCTGCCCCACGGTGTTACCGGCGCCGAGAGCCTAGCGTTCGACCGCCAGGGCCAGGGCCCCTACGCCGGCGTCTCCGACGGCCGCATCCTCAAGTGGGATCCTGCCAGCCCCCAGGGCTGGACGACGTTCGCATACAGCCCTAACTACAAGAAGAACCCCATGTGCTCGGCGTCCACGGATCGCCCAGACGGCGCGGAGAGCGTCTGCGgccgcccgctcggcctgcAGTTCCACCCCAAGACCGGCGACCTGTACATCGCCGACGCGTACCTGGGCCTGATGAAGgtcgggccgggcggcggcgaggccgagaTGCTGGcgacggaggccggcggcgtgccCTTCAACTTCGTCAACGGCGTTGACGTCGACCAAGTCACCGGCGACGTCTACTTCACCGACTCCAGCACCGTCTACACGCGAGCGCGCAACACGGAGATCATGATCCACCGCGACGCCACCGGTCGGCTGCTCCGGTACGACTCGCGGGCCCGGCGCGCCACCGTGCTCAAGGCCGGCCTGCCGTACCCCAACGGCGTCGCCCTCAGCGCTGACCGGACGCACGTCGTGGTGGCACACACGGGACCGTGCCAGGCGTTCAGGTACTGGCTGAGGGGGCCCAAGGCCGGGCGCTACGAGCTCCTCGCCGACCTGCCGGGCTACGCGGACAACGTCCGGCGCGACGGCAAGGGTGGCTACTGGTTCGCGCTGAACCGGGAGAAGATCAACGCTACAGATCCAGAGCACCTCGTCGGCGTCCGGGTCGACGCCAAGGGAGCCGAGCACGAGGTGATGACGGCGCCCAAGGGCGTCACGCTTAGTGACGTCGCAGAGAAGGATGGGAGGCTGTGGCTGGGTTCCGTGGAACTCAACTACGTGGGCCTTGCTAGCTAGTTaattataaacatatatatgcaattagtttttttaggtAAACATTAGATCCGTTATTTGGCAAGGTTTAATTAGTTAGATTTGCAAATTATTAGTAGTGAATTTTGGGTCATTTGAGTGCAGCTGCAACTTATGTTATTTGTGTCTTGCATATTTGGAtggattttattttattctaatGAGTTGCATCGTTTCGTTGAACGTGTTCTTGGGTCGTTGATGGAAGTGCTGGGCCCATGAATGTATGACGCGTGGCAGCGAATTTTATTTTTGACTGATTTTTGGGAACAGCTGCCGGAGGGGTCCTTTTCTCCTCCCAAGTATTGGGCAAGGTGCCAAAACTAATTTTTTGGACACTCCTACGAGAATAGCTCAGCTGAGAAGACTTCTTAGGGTGGAATCTGCCTATCTAGGTTTATGACCTTATTAGGCACAATTTTAAGAGTTATTTttctagaaatttttagaattttaaaccGGCATAATTCTTTTAATGGTAGGTGATGTATCCATCGCCAACATGGTACCTATAGTAACTTTCTCAATTTTAAGAATATATGCCGGTTGAGTCTATAGGAGGTGCTCATAAAAATAGGGTTCTTTGTCTATTTTTATAGAAGTGAGTGCGTATACGTGTTTGTGAATGTCCGCATCTGTAgtatatttgtaaaaaaaacttCATCACAGGTGTAGCTCGAAAATCTTGAATCCCAACGCATTCTCACGACCGTGCCAAGGCCAGGTACTGTAGAAAAAAATCCTTGAGATTCGACTCGTGAAGAGTTGGACGGATGCGGCTGCTGAAAAGCAAAACAGCGACAACTTGCCCAGCGAACAAATGTTTGTGTGGTGTGGCCCAAATGTTCTTACGAGCCTCGATCACATGCCCATGCTTTTTCGTAGCTAATAATAAATTGAATATACAAATACCAGTCACGCCAAGTCGTCGCTGTTGCCTTCACATGACCTTCTCTCACGTCCCGCTTGTATACCATACCGTGGAGCTTGCATTCTACTGCATCCCCTCTTTGCTCGGCGATCGAGCAGCGAACAAAACTCCCGCGCGGCCAGCAGGTCGATCGgtcagctgcggcggcgccaaTGGACAGTTGCGACGGTGAGGTGGCGTGGCGCTTCGGCGCCGCGAAGCCGGAGCTagcggcggccgacggcgagATAAGGATGCGCGCGCTGGTC containing:
- the LOC120663316 gene encoding protein STRICTOSIDINE SYNTHASE-LIKE 10-like, producing MSRIHAMSAILLVGLVLSSACAAHAKQIKAKPTPWSIHVPKPGGGTRSLTFEHVWLPHGVTGAESLAFDRQGQGPYAGVSDGRILKWDPASPQGWTTFAYSPNYKKNPMCSASTDRPDGAESVCGRPLGLQFHPKTGDLYIADAYLGLMKVGPGGGEAEMLATEAGGVPFNFVNGVDVDQVTGDVYFTDSSTVYTRARNTEIMIHRDATGRLLRYDSRARRATVLKAGLPYPNGVALSADRTHVVVAHTGPCQAFRYWLRGPKAGRYELLADLPGYADNVRRDGKGGYWFALNREKINATDPEHLVGVRVDAKGAEHEVMTAPKGVTLSDVAEKDGRLWLGSVELNYVGLAS